A region from the Lolium perenne isolate Kyuss_39 chromosome 4, Kyuss_2.0, whole genome shotgun sequence genome encodes:
- the LOC127297371 gene encoding uncharacterized protein isoform X1, whose translation MPPPSLPLPLRSNRPSDGRRRGRLITIALALLLALAYLSFPTASRARGPPPTAAGCTGLQGVELWGDALNWGSDHRTPSAASCCAACRATCRGDGGDCRCNSWVFCGDRRRCGNRFGECWLKKQTDVLAPSVIARGEDVMWTSGLVFGKSKGIVGLETNLGTLRVQLLPDCAPRSVDYFIELLGLHNCAGCRFYRAEGRGHLWDAQGDSIKNAASGPPYGLLQGTLEVDGVAFKEVPREGCSAVRRGSVAWVGSGPEFLISLANHEEWRDTYTVFGSVVPEDMAIAEEMAMLPTSTDVWSNVTVRLLKDPVYFKVKRKSNASAV comes from the exons ATGCCTCCTCCCAGTCTCCCCCTCCCCCTCCGCAGCAACAGGCCATCCGACGGCCGGCGCCGCGGCCGCCTCATCACCATAGCCCTCGCCCTCCTCCTCGCCCTCGCCTACCTCTCCTTCCCCACGGCCTCGCGCGCGCGTGGACCACCGCCCACCGCCGCGGGCTGCACGGGCCTCCAGGGCGTCGAGCTCTGGGGCGATGCGCTCAACTGGGGCTCCGACCACCGCACTCCCTCCGCCGCTTCCTGCTGCGCCGCCTGCAGGGCCACGTGCCGCGGCGACGGCGGGGATTGCCGCTGCAACTCGTGGGTCTTCTGCGGGGACAGGCGCAGATGCGGCAACAGGTTCGGAGAG TGCTGGCTCAAGAAGCAGACGGACGTGTTGGCTCCTTCTGTCATTGCAAGGGGGGAGGACGTCATGTGGACTTCTGGTCTAGTCTTCGGTAAATCCAAG GGGATCGTGGGGCTGGAGACGAATCTCGGCACGCTTCGCGTTCAA TTGCTGCCTGATTGTGCACCCCGTTCTGTGGATTACTTCATCGAGCTCTTGGGCTTGCACAACTGTGCCGGGTGCAGATTCTATCGTGCCGAAGGCCGTGGGCATCTGTGGGATGCACAAGGCGACAGCATAAAAAAT GCTGCATCTGGTCCACCATATGGGCTGCTTCAAGGGACACTAGAAGTGGACGGCGTAGCCTTCAAGGAGGTGCCGAGAGAAGGGTGCTCAGCGGTGAGAAGAGGATCTGTGGCGTGGGTGGGTTCAGGGCCAGAGTTCCTGATCAGCCTGGCAAACCATGAGGAGTGGAGGGACACCTACACGGTGTTCGGGTCCGTGGTGCCGGAGGACATGGCCATCGCCGAGGAGATGGCGATGCTGCCAACCAGCACAGACGTCTGGAGCAATGTGACTGTGAGGCTGCTGAAGGACCCAGTGTATTTCAAGGTGAAGCGAAAGAGCAACGCTAGCGCCGTGTAG
- the LOC127297371 gene encoding uncharacterized protein isoform X2 translates to MPPPSLPLPLRSNRPSDGRRRGRLITIALALLLALAYLSFPTASRARGPPPTAAGCTGLQGVELWGDALNWGSDHRTPSAASCCAACRATCRGDGGDCRCNSWVFCGDRRRCGNRFGECWLKKQTDVLAPSVIARGEDVMWTSGLVFGKSKGIVGLETNLGTLRVQLLPDCAPRSVDYFIELLGLHNCAGCRFYRAEGRGHLWDAQGDSIKNAASGPPYGLLQGTLEVDGVAFKEVPREGCSAVRRGSVAWVGSGPEFLISLANHEEWRDTYTVFGSVVPEDMAIAEEMAMLPTSTDVWSNVTVRLLKDPVYFKATKRDGN, encoded by the exons ATGCCTCCTCCCAGTCTCCCCCTCCCCCTCCGCAGCAACAGGCCATCCGACGGCCGGCGCCGCGGCCGCCTCATCACCATAGCCCTCGCCCTCCTCCTCGCCCTCGCCTACCTCTCCTTCCCCACGGCCTCGCGCGCGCGTGGACCACCGCCCACCGCCGCGGGCTGCACGGGCCTCCAGGGCGTCGAGCTCTGGGGCGATGCGCTCAACTGGGGCTCCGACCACCGCACTCCCTCCGCCGCTTCCTGCTGCGCCGCCTGCAGGGCCACGTGCCGCGGCGACGGCGGGGATTGCCGCTGCAACTCGTGGGTCTTCTGCGGGGACAGGCGCAGATGCGGCAACAGGTTCGGAGAG TGCTGGCTCAAGAAGCAGACGGACGTGTTGGCTCCTTCTGTCATTGCAAGGGGGGAGGACGTCATGTGGACTTCTGGTCTAGTCTTCGGTAAATCCAAG GGGATCGTGGGGCTGGAGACGAATCTCGGCACGCTTCGCGTTCAA TTGCTGCCTGATTGTGCACCCCGTTCTGTGGATTACTTCATCGAGCTCTTGGGCTTGCACAACTGTGCCGGGTGCAGATTCTATCGTGCCGAAGGCCGTGGGCATCTGTGGGATGCACAAGGCGACAGCATAAAAAAT GCTGCATCTGGTCCACCATATGGGCTGCTTCAAGGGACACTAGAAGTGGACGGCGTAGCCTTCAAGGAGGTGCCGAGAGAAGGGTGCTCAGCGGTGAGAAGAGGATCTGTGGCGTGGGTGGGTTCAGGGCCAGAGTTCCTGATCAGCCTGGCAAACCATGAGGAGTGGAGGGACACCTACACGGTGTTCGGGTCCGTGGTGCCGGAGGACATGGCCATCGCCGAGGAGATGGCGATGCTGCCAACCAGCACAGACGTCTGGAGCAATGTGACTGTGAGGCTGCTGAAGGACCCAGTGTATTTCAAG GCAACGAAGAGGGATGGGAACTAG